The Fusarium oxysporum f. sp. lycopersici 4287 chromosome 1, whole genome shotgun sequence DNA segment TGAACAAGACGCCGGCCTGAAACTGTGAGTATACAAGATGGAGTAGACAGAGCACGTAGACTTACATTTCCAGCAATCTCTTGTATGCCCTGAAGAAATTCAGGGTGTCCGGGAATGCCACCTCCAGAGCCTTGCATCCCTTCCACCAACACTGCAGCAATACCCTCACTCTCAATAGCAGCACGAGCGCTATCAAGATCGTTGTATCTGGCCACGACCCAATCATCCAGGTCGACATTATTGGCCTCTGGTTTCCCTCCCTTGAATCCTATCACAGCACCATGATAGCCCCCACTGAAAGTGACgacttttcttttcttggtGAAAGCCCTGGCAGCTGCTAGAGCGTGGATGTTGGCTTCAGTACCAGAGTTACAGAAGCGTACATGTTCCAGATTGAAGCGACTGCAGACTTCACGAGCGAATATCTGCTCTTGAGCTGTATTGCCACCAACATTCATGCCTACATTGTCAAGCACATCTCGAATAGCCGAGATAATGACAGGGTTGGAATGCCCATAGAGAGCAGCTGTGAACTCGCCGGTGAAATCTGTATAACTATATGATCTGTAAGCAGAGTTTTTGGTTGTAATAGCTTACAGGACTTACGTATGTCCATCCTCAGAAGTAATTTGATGGCCTTTGCCAGACTTGATCACCACAGGGAATGGACTAGCGTGCAGAACAGTCCTCGTGTTCCCGCCAGGCATTGATTTGAGAGCTTCATCGTGAAGAGCCTTGGATCGAGGATTGCGATCAATGTATCGAGTCGTGGCGGCCTCGAGTTCCGCCTGAATTTGCTGGATGAGTTCTGAAGACATGGCTACCTGTGGTGTTGACTTGGCGTTTAGTGTAAGTGTGTGCTGGCATCCAAGAGGAAAGGCAATGAATTATATATGTTGTTTCAGAATTAGTTTCAGTTGATCGATTTTACAACGATACAGATTCTTTCGCATTTCGGGAACAAGTGATAGTCATGGCATGTTGATATGTACCTAGTATGTTGTGGTGGTTTTCGGGTCTACCTTGGTATGTTATCGGGTTTCGGGTCTGGCGTGGGCATAGTTTCCACCGACTTGTTCACAACGATCCAAGTTAAGGAACTGCCAGAGTGACCATACAATCAACGGGTTGATGGGCTTACGATTGATACTGAAAGTCCTTGTGTTAATTAAGCCCCTTAGATCATGCTTTACAATCACTTGAACTAGGATATTCCCAACACAGACACGTATCAGTAGATATGGGAACTCGAAGAGTCTCAAACTAGACAAGACCTCAAACAGCATGGAATTGAAACTGAATTGAAATATTTGACTTGTGACCTTATGATACATTTCATCGTTATCTGGAAATACCTTAGTAAGTCAACTCATCAATCTCAGGTTCCCTTTAGGTTGATTCACCAGCAAAGATACGTACCTTCTGAAGTGGGGGAAGAAAAGCGGTCTGAAAAATAAAGCGGCAGAATTTGATATCCCACTTAATTTTTCAAACTTTTGGCCGAGACTATGCAGTGAAGACGAGAACTAGACAAGACAAGCCGATCACAGTAAAATCAAGTCAAGGATTTCACAATGGCCGGTTCAATTACCAAACCCAAGAGTAGGTCGAATCAACATAAACCCACTCGAAAATAGAGTCTCCAATACTAATTTGATTGTCCAGAGCCCAAGTCTAAGCGAACTCCCGTTCGTCTTCGCCACAAGATCGAAAAGGCTTCCGCCGCAAAGCAAAAGAAGGAGCGCAAgttggcaaagaagaacCCGGAATGGCGATCAAAGTTAAAGAAGGACCCCGGCATCCCCAACCTGTTCCCCTACAAGGAGAAGCTGCTCCAGGAGATCGAAGAGAACCGTCTAaagaaggccgaggaggCGCAAAGAAGAAAGGAGCTGGCCAAGGCTGCAAAGACGGGCGCCAAGGACGAGGCGGCCATGACCGATGTCCAGGTCGACGTTGGCGACGAGATGGAGGAGGACGGCATGGACGAGGATATCGACGAGTCAAACCCCATGGCTGCGCTTATCGCGAGCGCCcgcgctgctgctgctaccTATGATCGACAACTCGCTGACGACGATGATAtggacgaggacgacgatagCGACGGCTCCGACAACGACCGTGGCCCTGAGATGTCCATTGGTCAGGCCTCATCAAGAAAGACCTACGACAGAGTCTTCAAGCAGGTCGTTGAGCAGGCCGATGTTGTTCTTTATGTCCTCGATGCTCGCGATCCCGAGGGCACCCGCTCTCGCGAGGTTGAGCGCCAGATTATGGCTGCCGCATCTGGCGGCAAGCGACTGATCCTTGTCATTAACAAGGTTGATCTCATCCCTCCCAAGGTTCTACGAGACTGGCTTATCTACCTGCGACGATACTTCCCTACTCTGCCTCTCCGAGCCTCTGGCGCTGCTCCCAACGCCCACACCTTTAACCACCGCGACCTGACCGTCCAGAGCACCTCTGCCACGCTCTTCAAGGCCCTCAAGAGCTTTGCCGCCAGCCGACAACTCAAGCGCGCCGTCTCTGTTGGTGTTATCGGTTATCCTAACGTCGGCAAGAGCTCTGTTATCAACGCTCTTCTTTCAAGGATGAGCGGTAAGGGTGGCAGCTCTTCCAAGGCTTGCCCTGCTGGTGCCGAGGCTGGTGTTACCACAAGTATTCGCTCTGTCAAGATCGACAGCAAGCTTACTCTTCTCGACTCCCCCGGTGTTGTTTTCccttcatcgtcttccaCCCAATCTGCTGGTCTCGTTTCTCTCAAGAACGCCACTGAGGCACATGCTCACTTGGTTCTCCTCAACGCTGTCCCCCCCAAGCAGATCGCCGATCCTATGCCCGCCGTAACTCTTCTCCTGAAGCGTCTGTCAGCTTCTCCCGATCTTATGCAGAAGCTCACAAGCGTCTACGATATTCCTGCCCTCCTCCCTGATCGTGCCGATGGTGATATCACCACCGACTTCCTCGTTCAAGTCGCCCGCAAGAGAGGCCGTCTTGGTCGTGGCGGTATTCCTAACctctctgctgctgctatGACAGTCGTCACTGACTGGCGAGACGGCCGCATCCAGGGATGGGTTGAGCCTCCTGTTCTAGCTGTCGAGTCGACAACTACCGCCTCCAAGTCGGCCATCAAGAACGCTGGCGAGGACGAGGTTGCTGCTGACCAGAAGCAGATCGTGACCGAATGGGCTGCCGAGTTCAAGCTCGAGGGCCTATGGGGTGACGATGAGGGCAGTGCCGAAGCCGCCGATGCAATGGAGCAGTAAAGAAAAGTGTTTCAGCGGTTTTGTTCAGCAAAATGACGGAAGGGTTAACATGAGTTCTTCACTGGAAAGTTTGGCGTTTCAAGGATCTGGTAGAACGGTTTATATCCGTGCATATACATTCGTAAAAAAACAATTTGTCTTCCCAAAACTCCTACATGGTTTACCAAGTGACTCGTAGATTATGCATGATGCCGTGTACCTCCCAACACAACCCAGCTTTTGTTCGTCTATATCTATGCTTCGATCAATTCCATCTTGACACCGCGTTTGCCTGTCATTTCATCCTTCTCGTCACGGACTCTAACCCTGACTTTTTGGAAGAGCTCTACCTTGATCTCGCGGCTTCCCTTGGTTGTAAGCGTGTATGTCTCTGCGTCATACTCAGCCTCGGGCTCAGGCTCTGCAAGGTCTCGAAGGCGGATCAGGCCCTCTGTACCAAATCGTGGAACAAGAACGACGAAGCCGTTGCTGAAAATCTTCATCACGAACGCGTCTTCCTCAGCAACCTTGCCCTTCAGGGCTTGGCCGACATAGTAGGCGATGCTGGCACGACCAGCCATCTGAGCATTGCGGTGGCGCACGTTGATGTTCTTACAGACAGCCTCAAGGCGACCCCGGCTGCGGACGTTGGGGTGTATGGCCTCATAGTCGATGGCAGCAGCGAGCTGTCTGTGGGCAAGAAGATCGGCGTAACGTCTAATGGGAGAGGTGAAATGAGTGTAGATCTCTGAAGCAAGACCGTAATGGCGGAATTCAGGATAGGCTTGTGTTCCAGAGCAGAAATACTCTGCACTCATCATGCAGCGAGTAGCCATGATACGCACAAGGGTGTTGAAGAATGGCTCCTTGGGGTCCACGCACTGATCCAGAGAATCGGCAAGGGCCTTGCTGGAGTCGGTCCGCAACTCCATGCCACGCTTGGTGCGGAGTTGGTTTGATAGTTCGTCAAAGTTTGTCTTTGGGGGAGCCGCGTGACGTCGGAGAATGGCGGTTTGAGGAAATGCTTCATAGATCTTGGCTGCAACGCTAACGTTGGCAAACAACATGAACTCTTCGACGAGAGAGTTTGTATCGAGAAGCTGCTTTGTCTTGACATCAATAGGGTCAGACGTCTCAGATTCAGTTTGCACCTTGACTTCTGGGGAAGAGAGGCTCAGGGCACCAGCATCCAttcgcttcttctttaatTTCTTGGACAACATGAGAAGCATGCGCATTCCCTTGGTAAGATCGTCTTGCTGAGACTCATCGTCAATTCGCAACTGGGCCTGTTCGTAGCTGAACGCTTCTCGAGATTTGATGACAGACTTGGTGAAGCGAACGTTGACGATGTCAGCATTGTCGTTCAGCTCCCAGAGCACCGAGAATGCAAATCGCTCGACGTAAGGCTTGAGCGAGCAAAGATCCGTACCGAGAAGAGGAGGCAGCATATCGATACGCTTGTCGACGAGATAGACTGTGGTACCCCGGATACTGGCTTCAGTATCCATGGCGTTGGCAGGCTTGACAAAGTTGGACACGTCGGCGATGTGAACACCAACTTCATAGTTCCCATTAGGGAGCTGTTTGGCATGGAGAGCATCATCGATATCCTGGCACCCAACAGGGTCAATACTGCAGATGAGAAGACCTCGGAGATCCTCTCTCTGCCTCCAGCCAGGATCTTCCATGCTCGTCGGCACTCTCCAGTCGTGTCCCTCTCTGGGAAGGCAGTCCAATACGGTCTTGGGAAAAGGCCGATATTGAACATCCCACTCCAGCAACAGAGCTTCAGTCTCGGCCGACTTGGTCTCCAGCTCACCCAAAGATCGCACAAAATGTCCGACAGGATGTCTTGAGTCACGCTCCCAGGCATCAATAGTTACCAACAGGCGcttgccaagaaggtcaGCAACCTGTCGTGTACGAAGGCGGATTTTGGGAATCTTCTTGTCCATTGGGATGAGGAAAACGCTATCCTGCTTGCGACCTTGGCTGGAACCCTTACTGGCTGACGATGGGTCGATATGACCAACATACTGACGCCAATTACGCTTGATAACACCCACAACCTTGGCCGTAGGCTGTGGCTTGCTCTCCGATGCACTCTTCTGAGTCTTCCTGACCTGCTCTTGCAAGGCCTTTCGCTCCTTTTCAGATACGAGATCCTGGCTCTCTTCCACATCTGCATTCTCgttcttggtgatggcgtCCTCCTCAATGATCTTTGTCGAAGGTTCTTTCCACTGATCTTGGGGAAGAACTTCAACAAccacaacatcaccatcaacggcTCGGTTGATGTTTTCGCGACCCAATACGAGAAGAGGTTTGGGGAACGCCGGTACTTTGATTGAACCCTCGAGGTAGTTATATGGCGACACGTTGAAGATTCCTTGATGCATCAACCCAGCCTTGACTCCGGTCATCATCCTTGATAGAGTAAAGTATTCAGGGTACAGCATCTGACCCTGCTTCTTAAAAGACTCTTGGTTTTGAGCTTCTGCGACCATATCAAGTAGTCTCTCGCCATCTTCGAGGCCGCTCACATAGTCCCGGAGAGAAGATGCGTGAAGCCcctcttctttggccttgCGAAGGTTCTCTCGATCATCGCTAAGCATCACTACTGCTGGCAGCTTTTTCGCCTTTGTCCTGGCAAGATGCTCGCCGTACCACTTGACGGCTAACCGCACAGCTCTGTCATTCCTGTCGTTCACAGTCTCATTTGCCTGACGGTGGACGAATGTCTCGAGCCTAAAGTCGTTAAAAAAGACGTAAAATCTCTTATCCTCGCTCTTTGTGAGCCCCACTAGACGGTTGTAGAGTGGTAATGACCGATTTCGCAGCTCCTCCAGTACTGTTTGCAGGATGATAACATCGTAGAAAGCTGAGCTCTGCTCGAAAAGGTCCATTGCGTTGAGCAACGCGTTAGTATCAGGCACCAGGTAATGGCCCTGGGGGAAAGTCTCGGTGCCTGCTGGCTTGTCCGAGAGCACAAAAGGCTGAGCTGCAATACTCATTAATAGACTGAACGAGTCAGGCGAAAGAAACAGTCTCACCTTGCTGAGCGGCATTTCTAGGGGCATCCTGAAGACAAGCTTTGCAGAGCTTGGAAGAGCAGGGGATGTCAGTTCGTAAGTAGACTTCTCTCACGATTTTCTGCACCTTGCCACTCCGGGTTGATCGCACGTAGACCTTGCTCGAGATGTTTGAGGCCAGAGAATCTGTCTCGGTAGATCTTTTCAAGCTCGCCATCTTTGACAGGCTGCTTTTCTCGCGACGTGGTAAAGTTCAGAGCAGATAATAATGATGAAAAGACTGTTGATCGCAAAGCGTTCGAGTAGGCGATAGTGGGGCGCTTATCGATAAGTCAGCAATTGTTCATGTTCTTCGAGGTCCTGCGAACGAGCAAGAATCTTGATAGTAGTTTTGAGGGCTATTACCTCCTGAAGAGAGAGAACAAAGGAATAGCGAGTCTCTCTCTGTATGGGCTGTAAAGCAGCTGATAATTCCCATTActtctttccctttcttGGAAATCTATGTTTAGCAGATCCTTATCACATGACGATAAAGTCACGTGCTCTGaacttcacttcacttcaccTTCCTCTCAGATCTTCTATCTACAGGACAAAATTCGATGCCCTGAGCACCAGGAGCTTGAAATTGAAACAACAACAGATTATGTTTAAGCTATTAGAGAGAACATGCGTTGTCCCGGAAGCATGCTGCCAAGCTCTTGCTGCGTTCTCCATCTGCTAAATACACATGACTTACACATCCGATCCGACAGTCGCATGCTATTCTAATGCACAGAATCCTCAGCATCTCTCCATATCGTCGAATATCTGACTGGAACTCCTTTTCATCAATGGAGAAAAGAGGAATCATTGGACCTTGCCTTAGTTGCACTCAGAGCCGCCAGTCCAGAGCCTGCGAGGTCTAGTCAACGAGACCGCAAATTAGATGATAGCTTTCAACATCTTGTATGAACCAATCATAAAAGCCTTATTGCGGTCATGTGGCAAAGGGACAGATTCACAGTCTCAAATTCATACACAAGGTTGTGTTATCCTACCCGCCCTCTAGGTTGCGCTAagttcatcttctccaacacGGGCTCAGAGACGTGTCTTTCCTCAAAGCCCGTTACATGATAAGGCGTGATACACAGTATTAACTGTCTAGCAGAGTCTCGGTAGGTGGGACACTGTTAGCAGCTACGAGCACTGCATCTGGCCAAGTCCTACTATCACCATGGAGATGAGCCAGGAAGCGTTTTGCTGTTACAAGGAAAAGTTTGGCCATGAAGTGCTATAATACCTTAGGGGGTCTGTTTATCACTGTGTGCGGTGTCAAGGCTCGCACTTTTTACCCTCTCACGAACGTCGGATCCCGAGTCGTATTAGCAAGAGCTTACCAGGAAGATGGCCAAATGCTCACCCGGCTCGAAAATATACAGCTTCTATATCCTAGGGGTCTCACCAACACCTAAGAAGTTTGGAAAATACCCTCGGATTAGTTTTGTAGTCCGACATACGCTATGCCGTGAAGGTCACAATGCATGCGCTTCAGGGTTTGAGCATACtgcaaagcagaagaaacCACCAGCCTCATTCTCAGACCTAGTACCTTAAAGAAAGCAGTCCTTTCGGCGCTTCTGTCTCCTGTACATCTATCGAGTTCAATCTCACAGTTCAATACTGGGAGGATTCTCCGCTGATAATGCACCGGCTGCTTCGGGGGCCAGAGCCGACAGATTTGCCTGATGTGACTTGAAATCAATGTTACAATGATGGACAGATTTGACAGTCAGCCTCAATATGCAGATAGCGTCCTGAACCAATGGCAATCCTGCTATGCGCTGTCATGAGAAGCATTGATACGGAAAGGGATCGACTTGGTAAAGTCTCTTCAGGCTCCGAGGGTTCACAAGGATACCGCAGGGCAGTAGAACTTCCCGATAGATGTGCTTCCCTTGTCCTCATTTTATTCTTCCCGCAGGCCTCGGGCATTGAGTCACACATGATCATGTTGAGTTGGCTTCTGCCCGATCATTGGCCCTGGCCATCTGCAATATCATTCAAACATCCTATCTACAATATACAATAAAACTTGACGAGCACAAAACTATTGCTCGGTTCGTTCCA contains these protein-coding regions:
- a CDS encoding glutamate-1-semialdehyde 2,1-aminomutase gives rise to the protein MSSELIQQIQAELEAATTRYIDRNPRSKALHDEALKSMPGGNTRTVLHASPFPVVIKSGKGHQITSEDGHTYTDFTGEFTAALYGHSNPVIISAIRDVLDNVGMNVGGNTAQEQIFAREVCSRFNLEHVRFCNSGTEANIHALAAARAFTKKRKVVTFSGGYHGAVIGFKGGKPEANNVDLDDWVVARYNDLDSARAAIESEGIAAVLVEGMQGSGGGIPGHPEFLQGIQEIAGNAGVLFIIDEVMTSRLSGGGISEMRGLKPDLKTFGKYLGGGLAFGAFGGRADIMAAFDPRLPAALSHSGTFNNNTLVTHAGYAGLTKIYTPEVAAQFTRSGDELRERLNVVTKDTRVLFTGIGTIMGVHFPKDGSRVIERSGEVEELDSLRDLFWLEMMEEGFWVVRRGFMALVLDTPTDEFDRFVSCVEAWVSKRAKMVKI